A genomic segment from Colletotrichum higginsianum IMI 349063 chromosome 5, whole genome shotgun sequence encodes:
- a CDS encoding GDSL-like Lipase/Acylhydrolase: MLVIPSAATVLAFIFAVKATILENGRPRVTDFIDTKVDLAAGDYKTYDADAEEISYKGRWDSKKISWWAAPGIKFGFTGQTVAVTFGEQTISSTLVAYRIAGLDWMHTNVTAGATHLFVSPETPGIELTGPVSPVTFEMRVTNWAYGVQIEQVHVASGEQLIKIPDYPRRVEFIGDSLSAGMYATYEAMAGFAYGVGAGLGNTEYSITAYPGICVADQNCWGNPRGQSHQWFYTSDTGGRAAEVWGGMCYANAPEQQLDLASSNQSQPPHPRLQMLSGTGQLTAACADDPEPWDFSRNPAADLAVINLGTNDANAANSVSKATYVEHYKRLIQGIHGKWPNAQVIVMQMWQGFFQNGNTYDQNTDLRDEVYSVYEYFNSEEYLSSPTIWDAVTNTTRKACKPSKPFVHFFNTTGILQHNDIGGQWHPTDVGQIKVASHLIQYITLKLGWPLYATGPEVYHETQYWNDQSSY; this comes from the exons ATGCTGGTCATCCCTTCTGCAGCGACGGTGCTCGCTTTCAtcttcgccgtcaaggccacAATCCTGGAGAATGGTCGGCCCAGAGTGACAGACTTCATCGACACCAAGGTGGACCTGGCTGCTGGCGACTATAAGACAtatgatgccgatgccgaggagaTATCATACAAGGGCCGATGGGACTCCAAAAAGATATCCTGGTGGGC GGCTCCGGGTATCAAATTCGGCTTCACCGGCCAGACCGTCGCGGTGACGTTTGGTGAACAAACCATCAGCAGCACTTTAGTGGCCTACAGAATCGCCGGTCTGGACTGGATGCACACCAACGTCACAGCCGGAGCGACTCACCTCTTTGTGAGCCCCGAAACCCCGGGCATCGAGCTTACCGGCCCCGTCAGCCCCGTGACTTTCGAGATGAGGGTGACAAACTGGGCTTACGGGGTCCAGATCGAACAGGTCCATGTTGCCTCTGGGGAACAGCTCATCAAGATTCCCGATTACCCGCGTCGGGTTGAGTTCATTGGTGATAGTCTGTCGGCAGGAATGTACGCCACGTacgaggcgatggcgggtTTCGCTTACGGTGTCGGCGCTGGCCTGGGAAACACGGAATACTCAATCACGGCCTACCCAGGCATTTGCGTTGCCGACCAAAACTGTTGGGGCAACCCTAGGGGACAATCTCACCAGTGGTTCTATACGTCTGACACTGGGGGACGGGCGGCCGAAGTATGGGGAGGTATGTGTTATGCGAACGCACCGGAGCAACAGTTGGACCTTGCCTCTTCCAACCAAAGCCAACCCCCTCATCCAAGGCTGCAGATGCTTTCTGGGACTGGGCAGCTGACAGCGGCCTGCGCAGATGACCCCGAACCTTGGGACTTTTCCAGaaaccccgccgccgacctggcCGTCATCAATCTCGGCACAAACGATGCCAACGCCGCAAACAGCGTCAGCAAAGCTACTTACGTGGAACACTACAAGCGGCTGATTCAAGGCATTCATGGCAAGTGGCCTAATGCTCAGGTCATAGTCATG CAAATGTGGCAAGGCTTCTTCCAGAACGGCAACACGTACGACCAAAACACGGATCTTAGGGACGAAGTCTACAGTGTTTACGAGTACTTCAACTCGGAAGAATATCTCAGCAGTCCAACGATATGGGACGCCGTTACCAATACGACCAGGAAGGCGTGCAAGCCGTCAAAGCCGTTCGTCCACTTCTTTAACACCACCGGCATCCTGCAACACAACGACATCGGAGGACAGTGGCATCCCACCGACGTCGGGCAGATCAAGGTTGCGAGCCACCTGATACAGTACATAACTCTGAAGCTTGGCTGGCCCTTGTACGCCACCGGACCCGA GGTCTACCATGAGACTCAATACTGGAACGACCAGTCCAGCTATTGA
- a CDS encoding Sugar 1,4-lactone oxidase, which produces MSEDVVALKITLADGRTKSCSADENTALFRAALLSLGALGVITEVTFRAVPAFTLRWTQTIDADRVMLDAWTKGALWTQSEFVRHVEPPRRNYDGPLGYYVYHNLLYLAQLVPRILPWVEWFVFGMQYGFRDGSTVSAVQPSREALLMNCLYSQYVNEWAIPLHKGTEALRRLSSWLNHLGPADPDYVPHGIPFSAAGLFVHAPVEVRVKTRRRRRCRRTRAGGPTLYLNATLYRPYHADPPCRERYYEAFEWLMRDLGGRPHWAKDFVVSGGMVEALYGEDFARWRSVRDEADPEGMFIGPWHREKVLGEGPRPALEEVEVERARRRGAG; this is translated from the exons ATGtccgaggacgtcgtcgcccttaAGATCACCCTGGCCGATGGCCGGACTAAATCCTGCTCCGCCGACGAGAACACGGCGCTCTTCCGCGCCGCACTGCTTTCCCTCGGCGCGCTGGGCGTCATCACCGAGGTCACCTTCCGCGCCGTGCCGGCCTTCACGCTGCGGTGGACGCAGaccatcgacgccgaccgCGTGATGCTGGACGCGTGGACCAAGGGGGCCCTGTGGACGCAGAGCGAGTTCGTGCGC CACGTCGAGCCGCCCCGGCGGAACTACGACGGCCCGCTGGGCTATTACGTCTACCACAACCTGCTGTACCTCGCGCAGCTCGTCCCGCGGATCCTCCCGTGGGTCGAGTGGTTCGTCTTCGGCATGCAGTACGGCTTCCGCGACGGGTCGACCGTCTCCGCCGTCCAGCCCAGCCGCGAGGCGCTGCTGATGAACTGCCTCTACAGCCAGTACGTCAACGAGTGGGCTATCCCGCTGCACAAGGGCACGGAGGCTCTCCGCCGTCTGTCGTCGTGGTTGAACCACCTCGGCCCGGCCGACCCGGATTACGTCCCGCACGGCATacccttctcggccgccgggctCTTCGTCCACGCGCCGGTCGAGGTGCGCGTGAAGacacgtcgtcgtcgtcgttgtcgtcggacccgcgccggcggccccACGCTGTACCTCAACGCGACGCTCTACCGGCCGTACCACGCGGACCCGCCGTGCCGGGAGCGCTACTACGAGGCGTTCGAGTGGCTGATGAGAGACCTCGGCGGGCGGCCGCACTGGGCCAAGGACTTCGTCGTCAGCGGCGGGATGGTGGAGGCGCTGTACGGCGAGGACTTTGCGCGGTGGCGGTCCGTTCGGGACGAGGCGGATCCGGAGGGCATGTTCATCGGGCCGTGGCACCGCGAAAAGGtgctcggcgagggcccAAGGCCCGCGCTggaagaggtcgaggtcgagagggCGCGGCGCAGGGGGGCGGGCTGA
- a CDS encoding D-arabinono-1,4-lactone oxidase has protein sequence MDPAIAALLEKSAADGIPFRARANHVVDLARRHRRRLVTVGCGHSAFHITCTSSWQLNLDHYARVLSTDASTGLAVVQSGIRLHSLCDELDRRGLAMPNLGSINQ, from the exons ATGGACccggccatcgccgccctgctcgaaaagagcgccgccgacggcatcccCTTCCGAGCGCGCGCCAACCAC gtcgtcgacctcgcccgccggcaccgccgccgcctcgtcaccgtcggcTGCGGCCACTCGGCCTTCCACATCACCTGCACCTCAAGCTGGCAGCTCAACCTCGACCACTACGCTCGCGTTCTCTCCACCGACGCCTCcaccggcctcgccgtcgtccagagCGGCATCCGCCTGCACTCCCTGtgcgacgagctcgaccgGAGGGGTCTGGCCATGCCGAACCTCGGCAGCATTAACCAGTAg
- a CDS encoding ThiF family protein: MSSFFSRAASSPHAQLAATAVLSGATVACLILGYQAFERKERIEDLKKSIPSSSEEAAKPQLTQFGAASPPIDKEDARNQALARRAQAGDFDEELILEQLARNRVFLKDEGLQKLRKSFVIVVGCGGVGSHCTAALARSGVSRIRLIDFDQVTLSSLNRHAVATLADVGIPKVQCLYRRLIAIAPWAKYELKNQKFEKSAAEELLAPWAEDGQKPDYVVDAIDNIDTKVALLKYCHDNEIPVISSMGAGAKGDPTRVNVGDIGASTDDGLSRATRRKLKLQGVTGGIPVVYSTEVAGEGKAALLPLSEEEFKKGTVGDLSVLPTFRVRILPVLGTMPAVFGYVVANHVILSISGYPLDYVPAKNRDKLYTDIVAFVQGSETRIVHHRYGIEESRGLRIPISLGDAAFLAEELWKGRSAVTGLINRLVLVRWRRPEGPTKLRIGEGAEEQKWSNIRFRDLVCMTRDEALRHEKEYLKKDDTKLEDLYDAEVIARIEERLKEAVEVEKDRL; this comes from the exons ATGTCTTCATTCTTCTCCCGAGCGGCATCAAGTCCGCACGCACAACTCGCTGCCACGGCAGTCTTGTCTGGTGCGACTGTGGCATGTCTTATCCTTGGATACCAAGCATTCGAAAGAAAAGAGCGCATTGAGGACTTGAAGAAGTCCATCCCCTCGTCTTCTGAAGAAGCGGCAAAG CCGCAGCTCACCCAGTTCGGCGCCGCATCTCCCCCCATTGACAAGGAGGATGCACGCAACCAGGCTCTCGCGAGGAGGGCGCAAGCCGGCGACTTTGACGAAGAACTCATCCTGGAGCAGCTGGCCCGCAACAGGGTATTTCTGAAGGACgagggcctgcagaagctccgAAAATCattcgtcatcgtcgttggctgcggcggcgtcggctcgCACTGCACCGCTGCCCTCGCCCGCTCCGGCGTCTCCAGGATCCGTCTCATCGACTTCGACCAGGTCACTCTCAGCTCGCTCAACCgccacgccgtcgccaccctcgccgacgtcggcatCCCCAAGGTCCAGTGTCTCTACCGCCGCCTCATCGCCATTGCCCCCTGGGCCAAGTACGAGCTCAAGAACCAAAAGTTCGAAAagtcggccgccgaggagctccttGCCCCCTGGGCCGAGGACGGACAGAAGCCGGACTACGTTGTCGATGCCATCGACAACATCGACACCAAGGTTGCCCTGCTCAAGTACTGTCACGACAACGAGATCCCTGTCATCTCCAGCATGGGAGCCGGTGCCAAGGGCGATCCTACTCGTGTCAACGTCGGCGACATCGGAGCCAGCACGGACGACGGACTCTCGAGAGCTACGCGCAGAAAGCTGAAGCTGCAAGGCGTCACTGGCGGAATCCCCGTTGTCTACTCGACTGAGGTGGCTGGCGAGGGCAAGGCCGCTCTCCTGCCGCTGTCCGAGGAAGAGTTCAAGAAGGGCACTGTCGGCGACCTCAGTGTGCTGCCTACCTTCAGAGTGCGGATCCTCCCTGTCCTCGGAACCATGCCCGCAGTCTTTGGCTACGTCGTTGCAAACCACGTCATTCTCAGCATCTCTG GCTACCCCCTTGACTACGTCCCGGCCAAGAACCGCGACAAGCTCTACACGGACATTGTGGCATTCGTGCAGGGCTCGGAGACAAGAATAGTGCACCACCGGTACGGAATCGAGGAGTCCAGGGGCCTCCGCATCCCCATTtccctcggcgacgcggcgtTCCTGGCTGAGGAGCTGTGGAAGGGACGCAGCGCCGTCACCGGCCTCATCAACAGACTTGTGCTTGTGCGGTGGCGGAGACCCGAGGGCCCGACAAAGCTGCGCATCGGCGAGGGTGCCGAGGAGCAGAAGTGGTCCAACATCCGCTTCCGCGACCTCGTCTGCATGACGAGGGACGAGGCGCTCCGCCACGAGAAGGAGTacctcaagaaggacgacacgAAGCTGGAGGATCTGTACGATGCCGAGGTGATTGCCCGGATCGAGGAGAGATTGAAGGAGGCTGTCGAGGTTGAAAAAGATAGGCTGTGA
- a CDS encoding Arb2 domain-containing protein: MFRRRWSGLPQDPIYFVNEQDEIRNVDNPNYYFKYYLTKNGRVNDRQRFHFNEAIRDIVHDRLEKEGLNKILIPFGTEPTSPHVPLFTSANLATASRVVVFFGEPSQDLGILALRVANGPGGVGKGSMVSVVQEIGRQKSSASDPSPPGIVLANTGELWWWPEGKKALSPVQALAVPRKSMVHHGRAFHPKIHSVPRNESPEAHVRYVLDEALSVLVSPTARLDIVGIGLGADHATKALDSPDTWSLLGHRINTLSLLGSTTGIDELSHKPFMEFLPRRARAYITDEAPILTPLAQPGGNRNTASFTQHGCTVYSSGEAHYVERILITSGGPILDWVQQVALAGPDYRHPEVVAVDPRMPTEEEWAAGSFDDAWEKMPGFAKPSLGYAVSNEAHEPRRKIPDGDEEQTKGLITN; this comes from the exons ATgttccgccgccgctggtcTGGCCTGCCCCAGGACCCGAT CTACTTCGTCAACGAACAAGACGAGATCCGCAACGTCGATAATCCGAACTACTACTTCAAGTATTACCTCACCAAGAATGGCCGGGTCAACGACCGCCAGCGCTTCCACTTCAACG AAGCAATTCGCGACATCGTCCACGACCGCCTCGAAAAGGAAGGCCTGAACAAGATTCTCATCCCCTTCGGCACCGAGCCCACATCGCCCCATGTGCCGCTCTTCACCAGCGCCAACCTGGCCACGGCCTCGCGagtcgtcgtcttcttcggcgaaCCCAGCCAGGACCTCGGTATTCTCGCCCTCCGCGTCGCTAATGggcccggcggcgtcggcaagggCTCCATGGTCTCGGTCGTTCAAGAAATTGGCCGCCAGAAGTCCTCCGCCTCTGACCCTTCCCCGCCcggcatcgtcctcgccaacaCGGGCGAGCTCTGGTGGTGGCCcgaggggaagaaggcgcTGAGCCCCGTccaggccctcgccgtcccgcGGAAGAGCATGGTCCACCACGGCCGCGCCTTCCACCCCAAGATACACTCCGTCCCCAGAAACGAGAGCCCCGAGGCGCACGTTCGgtacgtcctcgacgaggccctctCCGTGCTCGTCTCCCCGACGGCCCGCCTTGACATCGTCGGTAtcggcctgggcgccgaCCACGCGACCAAGGCTCTCGACAGCCCAGACACCTGGTCCCTTCTCGGCCACCGGATCAACACGCTCTCGCTCCTTGGCAGCACGACCGGTATCGATGAGCTCTCCCACAAGCCGTTCATGGAGTTCCTCCCCCGCCGCGCCCGGGCGTACATCACGGACGAAGCCCCCATCCTCACGCCCCTGGCGCAACCCGGCGGCAACCGCAACACGGCCTCGTTCACGCAGCATGGTTGCACTGTCTACAGCTCCGGAGAGGCCCACTACGTCGAGCGCATACTGATCACCAGCGGCGGCCCGATCCTCGATTGGGTACAGCAAGTCGCTCTGGCGGGCCCCGACTACCGCCACCCGgaggtcgtcgccgtcgacccgcGTATGCCGACCGAGGAGGAGTGGGCTGCCGGCAGTTTCGATGATGCCTGGGAAAAGATGCCCGGCTTCGCGAAGCCGAGCCTTGGATACGCCGTATCGAATGAAGCACACGAGCCTCGCAGGAAGATTCcggatggcgacgaggagcagaCTAAGGGATTAATCACAAACTAG
- a CDS encoding Ribosomal protein S14p/S29e → MSMFRAKKLDLGCFVNIRTIRDHTKRQVFMEHEPERQALRYIIRNTTLPPRVRAEAQLQLGQMHCYTRPTQIRNRCIMGGKSRGIFSEFKMTRFNFRMQAYEGNLPGVKRASW, encoded by the exons ATGTCAATGTTTCGtgccaagaagctcgaccTGGGCTGTTTCGTCAACATCCGGACGATTCGTGACCACACGAAGCGCCAGGTCTTCATGGAGCACGAGCCTGAGAG ACAAGCCCTCCGCTACATCATCAGGAACACGACGCTCCCTCCCCGCGTGCGCGCCGAGGCGCAGCTCCAATTGGGCCAGATGCACTGCTACACCCGGCCGACGCAGATCCGCAACCGCTGCATCATGGGCGGCAAGTCCAGGGGTATCTTCAGCGAATTCAAGATGACGAGG TTCAACTTCCGTATGCAAGCGTACGAGGGCAACCTGCCCGGTGTCAAGAGGGCCAGTTGGTAA
- a CDS encoding Pre-mRNA-splicing factor ISY1, whose amino-acid sequence MARNSEKAQSMLFRFREAQAADLGIIDIGRTRRPRVITEVDSIPSCEKWRGQVLKEISRKVSKIQDTALSDYQIRDLNDEINKLMREKYMWEVQIRNLGGPNYMRGGGKIYDEQGREIPGGGKGYRYFGRARDLPGVKELFDAARAKATNEKPLETRDDLRKQVDAAYYGYAPDEEDPELLAYELAKEEEAFEHMAKTGKQQLPPNWEPLPGDTGDGKSWELPTLEEVQEELINRRRQKLLDQL is encoded by the exons ATG GCGCGAAATTCGGAAAAGGCGCAGAGCATGCTCTTTCGCTTCCGCGAGGCACAAGCCGCGGATTTGGGCATTATCGACATCGGCCGAACAAGGCGACCAAGAGTGATCACCGAAGTCGATTCGATACCTTCTTGCGAGAAATGGCGCGGCCAGGTGCTCAAGGAGATCTCTCGCAAGGTCTCCAAGATCCAAGACACGGCGCTCAGCGACTACCAGATCCGCGACCTTAACGACGAGATCAACAAGCTCATGCGGGAGAAATACATGTGGGAGGTGCAAATACGGAACCTGGGTGGGCCGAATTACATGCGCGGAGGCGGCAAGATCTACGACGAGCAAGGGCGAGAGATaccgggcggcggcaagggctACCGCTACTTCGGACGCGCAAGAGACCTGCCGGGTGTCAAGGAGCTGTTCGATgccgcgagggcgaaggcgacgaaCGAGAAGCCTCTGGAGACGAGAGATGACTTGCGGAAACAGGTCGATGCCGCCTATTACGGCTACGCGCcagacgaggaggacccGGAGCTGCTCGCCTACGAACTCGccaaggaagaggaggcgtTTGAGCATATGGCGAAGACGGGCAAGCAGCAACTACCCCCGAACTGGGAGCCATTGCCGGGCGACACGGGCGATGGGAAGAGCTGGGAGCTACCAACGCTAGAGGAGGTGCAGGAGGAGTTGATCAacaggcggcggcagaaaTTACTCGACCAGTTATAG
- a CDS encoding Duf1620 domain containing protein gives MRLTTLLLAASSLVGAVFIDEVGDVDYHHELLGVPQVETTLFHKPRRDDKASLLYTLSDVGVLGAVNPSNGAVVWRQFLTGDITYGGGHLRAAEGEDWVVSAYGNSVHAWNALSGRNAWWIDFAGEIRDLEVMELTENGRKDVLALFEEKDGSTVLRRINGGDGSVVWEFKDGSNTTPLQVSNNIEKIFVVSLYGADGMWAVRVSVHDTLTGKRIDDISLGSKGDVTDKKDVMFVGANSASPIVAWLDSDHTKLKVNVLGTKSKQEFALPFPRTLDVAIHAPHHLNAEPHFLVHSRSADSHKGEVYHVNIKNNAVTKHHELPVLPGLGAFSTSSDGANVWFTRITTDEVSLTASSSHAVLGKWAFKEGSESITAFHAVSEVIKKAADNFAVRCAAVTTLDDWVLVRNGEQAWIRPEGLTGGVAAAFAEIPESADLAKTLEAEAHDNVLSAYIHRVKRHFDDLAYLPDYLASIPQRLISSITGAELFSKTEGLARDAFGFNKIVILVTRRGKLFGVDIGKHGKVIWKLHAAQIPSWDAWDVQGIFVEDAKSQVTVRGYFGEYVIATTDTGKLVDSMPQGSWVQTQSAVVVDSASGPWLAPVGYGGAIGDVPAEWAPTQTVVVRGLKGELKGLTYIIEDGTGKEQVAWEFTPPAGYEIVNVATRNVHDPIASIGRVLGDRTVKYKYLNPNTIVVSAYNAAKLTLNVYLVDSVSGLVLHSATHEGIDGNKNIECTLAENWFVCTFFGEYALKDDAGQPLSGQTLKGNQIVVSDLYESDYVDDRGPLGDAANFSSTEPVDTPTGAPLPSVISQAFILSAPLAALAVTQTRQGITSRHVLGYLPESHAIVGLPRQLLEPRRPVGRDPTPAEMETEGLIKYHPALEIDPRQVISHQRDVIGVKKIITSPTIVESTSLIFAYGVDVFGSRVAPSFTFDILGKGFNKISLISTVLALTVGVAVLGPFVRKKQTNMRWA, from the exons ATGCGCCTTACGACGCTGCTACTAGCAGCTTCAtcgctcgtcggcgccgtgttcatcgacgaggtcggcgatgtcgatTACCACCACGAACTCCTCGGTGTGCCTCAGGTGGAGACCACCTTGTTCCATAAGCCCCGGCGCGACGACAAGGCTTCTCTGCTCTACACCCTCAGCGatgtcggcgtcctcggagCCGTCAACCCCAGCAatggcgccgtcgtctggCGCCAGTTTCTGACGGGAGATATTACGTATGGCGGCGGGCACTTGCGTGCTGCCGAAGGCGAGGATTGGGTGGTGTCTGCGTACGGCAACTCGGTGCACGCCTGGAATGCCTTGTCGGGCAGGAACGCGTGGTGGATCGACTTTGCGGGCGAAATCCGGGACCTCGAAGTTATGGAGCTGACGGAGAATGGTCGCAAGGACGTTCTGGCGCTTTTCGAAGAGAAAGATGGCTCTACGGTCCTGAGAAGGATcaatggcggcgacggcagcgtaGTCTGGGAGTTCAAGGATGGGAGCAACACCACACCCCTTCAGGTCTCGAACAACATCGAGAAGATCTTCGTGGTTAGTCTCtatggcgccgacggcatgTGGGCTGTGCGGGTGTCTGTCCACGACACTCTCACTGGCAAGCGCATCGACGACATCAGCCTCGGCAGCAAGGGCGATGTCACGGACAAGAAGGACGTCATGTTTGTGGGTGCCAACTCGGCATCTCCCATTGTTGCCTGGCTCGACAGCGACCACACGAAACTTAAGGTCAACGTTCTGGGCACCAAGTCAAAGCAAGAATTTGCGCTGCCGTTTCCCAGGACACTGGACGTGGCCATTCATGCCCCGCACCACCTCAACGCGGAGCCGCACTTCTTGGTCCACAGCAGATCTGCCGACAGCCACAAGGGCGAGGTCTACCATGTCAACATCAAGAACAACGCGGTCACCAAGCACCATGAGCTGCCTGTGCTTCCGGGCTTGGGCGCTTTCTCGACCAGCTCGGATGGAGCCAACGTTTGGTTCACGCGCATTACCACGGACGAGGTTAGCCTGACAGCCTCAAGCTCCCACGCTGTTCTTGGAAAGTGGGCGTTCAAGGAAGGTTCTGAGAGCATCACCGCGTTCCATGCTGTTTCTGAGGTCATCAAGAAGGCTGCCGACAACTTTGCTGTTCGCTGTGCCGCCGTCACCACCTTGGACGACTGGGTCCTGGTCCGCAACGGAGAGCAGGCCTGGATCCGTCCCGAAGGCCTCACTGGCGGCGTGGCTGCAGCTTTCGCCGAGATCCCAGAGAGCGCGGACCTGGCCAAGACTCTCGAGGCGGAGGCCCACGACAACGTCTTGTCCGCCTATATCCACCGTGTCAAGCGTCACTTTGACGACCTCGCCTACTTGCCGGACTACCTCGCCTCAATTCCCCAGCGCCTGATCAGTAGCATTACCGGAGCCGAGCTCTTCTCCAAGACGGAAGGGCTCGCCCGTGATGCCTTTGGCTTCAACAAGATCGTCATCCTGGTAACTCGACGAGGCAAGCTTTTCGGCGTCGACATTGGCAAGCACGGCAAAGTTATCTGGAAGCTCCATGCCGCCCAGATCCCTTCATGGGATGCTTGGGACGTCCAGGGAATATTTGTTGAGGATGCCAAGTCTCAAGTCACTGTTCGCGGCTACTTCGGAGAGTACGTGATTGCCACGACGGACACCGGAAAGCTGGTTGATTCCATGCCTCAAGGATCTTGGGTTCAGACTCAATCTGCTGTCGTTGTCGACAGCGCATCCGGCCCGTGGCTTGCCCCCGTTGGCtacggcggcgccatcggtGATGTTCCCGCTGAATGGGCGCCGACCcagaccgtcgtcgtccgcggCCTCAAGGGTGAGCTCAAGGGCCTGACTTACATCATCGAGGATGGCACTGGCAAGGAGCAGGTTGCTTGGGAGTTTACCCCCCCTGCTGGCTACGAGATCGTCAACGTTGCCACGCGCAATGTCCATGATCCCATTGCCTCTATCGGACGCGTCCTCGGTGACAGAACGGTCAAATACAAGTACCTGAACCCCAACACCATCGTCGTTTCTGCGTACAATGCCGCCAAGTTGACTCTCAACGTCTACCTTGTTGACTCGGTTTCGGGTCTTGTCCTTCATTCGGCTACCCATGAAGGTATTGACGGCAACAAGAACATCGAATGCACTCTGGCCGAGAACTGGTTCGTGTGCACCTTTTTCGGAGAGTACGCCCTCAAGGACGATGCTGGCCAGCCCCTCTCTGGACAAACTCTCAAGGGCAATCAGATTGTAGTCTCCGACCTGTACGAGAGTGACTACGTCGATGACCGCGGCCCTCTGGGCGACGCTGCAAACTTCTCCTCGACCGAGCCTGTTGACACTCCTACTGgcgcccctctcccctcgGTCATCAGCCAGGCCTTTATTCTCTCTGCTCCCCTCGCTGCCCTGGCCGTCACCCAGACGCGCCAGGGTATCACCAGTCGTCACGTCCTCGGCTACCTCCCCGAGTCCCATGCTATTGTCGGACTTCCGCGCCAGCTCCTTGAGCCCCGTCGGCCTGTGGGACGTGACCCGACCCccgccgagatggagacCGAAGGCCTGATCAAGTACCACCCGGCCTTAGAGATCGATCCTAGGCAGGTCATTTCCCACCAGCGCGACGTCATCGGCGTCAAGAAGATCATCACCTCGCCCACCATCGTGGAGAGCACCAGCCTGATCTTCGCGTATGGCGTCGATGTGTTTGGCAGCCGTGTAGCCCCCAGCTTCACGTTCGATATCCTCGGCAAGGGCTTCAACAAAATCAGCCTCATTTCGACCGTCCTCGCGCTCACGGTTGGCGTCGCCGTGCTGGGACCTTTC GTGCGCAAGAAGCAAACAAACATGAGATGGGCGTAG